A stretch of the Vigna radiata var. radiata cultivar VC1973A chromosome 7, Vradiata_ver6, whole genome shotgun sequence genome encodes the following:
- the LOC106766002 gene encoding protein ANTAGONIST OF LIKE HETEROCHROMATIN PROTEIN 1, translated as MESRKLAAILSSLISQLLLLLLHILPRNSPLPNSSHSLIPLLLFSHQLTTTLSLSLSRKRKRKRKRDSQDANPLIRSPDSFRNSFMMTSSTFQWLSGLLEPLLDCRDPAELFPLNLSPALRLAIGLSRLASGLDYPDISARFAVSVPVAKFCVKQLCRVLCTNFRFWVSFPNPSDLRSVSQSFQSLSGLPNCCGVVFCTRFQVVNAHTNSSSRVAAQIVVDSSFRILTIAAGFLGDKTDSQILKSSTLFNDIEQGTLLNAPFTQYLIADSQYPLLPWLIVPFAQPLPGPLQADFNAAHATMRLPALRTAASLRNWGVLSRPVTEELKMAVAYIGACSILHNSLLMREDFSALASGFEDSDSGPCDSLEGEAVSSKALALRDTLAKKLDDSRNS; from the coding sequence ATGGAATCTCGGAAATTAGCCGCAATACTTTCATCCCTGATATCGCAGCTCCTCCTCTTGCTCCTCCACATTTTACCACGCAATTCCCCTCTCCCGAATTCCTCTCATTCCCTTATCCCACTCCTTCTTTTCTCCCACCAACTCACCACAACGCTCTCCCTTTCCCTCTCTCGCAAACGCAAACGCAAACGCAAACGCGATTCTCAAGATGCTAATCCCCTCATCCGCTCTCCCGACTCCTTCCGCAACTCCTTCATGATGACCTCCTCCACCTTCCAATGGCTCTCCGGCCTCCTCGAGCCCCTCCTCGACTGCCGTGACCCCGCCGAACTCTTTCCCCTCAACCTCTCCCCCGCCCTCCGCCTCGCCATCGGCCTCTCCCGCCTTGCCTCCGGCCTCGACTACCCCGACATCTCCGCCCGATTCGCCGTCTCCGTTCCCGTCGCCAAATTCTGCGTCAAGCAACTCTGCCGCGTCCTCTGCACCAACTTCCGCTTCTGGGTCTCCTTCCCCAACCCCTCCGACCTCCGCTCCGTCTCCCAATCCTTCCAATCCCTCTCCGGCCTCCCCAACTGCTGCGGCGTCGTTTTCTGCACCCGCTTCCAAGTAGTCAACGCCCACACCAACTCCTCCTCCCGCGTTGCCGCCCAGATTGTCGTCGATTCCTCCTTCCGGATTCTCACCATCGCCGCCGGCTTCCTCGGAGACAAAACCGATTCCCAAATCCTTAAATCCTCCACTCTCTTCAACGACATCGAACAGGGAACCCTCCTTAACGCACCATTTACCCAGTACCTCATCGCCGATTCCCAATACCCTTTGCTCCCCTGGCTCATCGTTCCTTTCGCCCAACCCCTCCCCGGCCCCCTCCAAGCCGATTTCAACGCCGCTCATGCAACCATGCGCCTCCCTGCGCTCCGAACCGCCGCCAGTTTGAGGAATTGGGGGGTCCTCAGTCGACCCGTTACCGAGGAGCTTAAGATGGCCGTCGCGTATATCGGCGCGTGTTCCATTCTTCATAATAGTTTGCTCATGAGGGAGGACTTTTCGGCTTTGGCTTCGGGGTTTGAGGATTCTGACAGTGGCCCGTGTGATTCGCTGGAGGGTGAGGCTGTGTCGTCCAAGGCTTTGGCTCTGCGTGACACCCTGGCTAAGAAACTTGATGATTCGAGGAATTCTTGA
- the LOC106765597 gene encoding probable receptor-like protein kinase At1g49730, giving the protein MLYGLLPLLGMLAFLGMQLPVIMADCPLNFTGSNFTLTSSLCSTHGDRGKCCRYINTNVAIAVSRFANATGNLGVSQNATDICLQTIFQTLQLNGVAQNATAFCGFGTKIPVNYECKGRTSVVQMLQSPRFTEVTKNCKAPLGEESKCKKCLNAGIGYLHHIGIEDNITLSTCRDATFAALASQVDEISTIDIAICFFGVQGLLKLPVLESTPSLPAPMASPSPPVSDGPSQPLLSAPLKGKHHSYRLTLVPGIAIAVTAVAVITLIVLIVLIRQKSRELDKPDNFGKPCSKTLPPCTTWKFQEGSSSMFRKFSYKEIKRATEDFSTIIGQGGFGTVYKADFSDGLVAAVKRMNRISEQGEDEFCREIELLARLHHRHLVALRGFCIQKRERFLLYEYMGNGSLKDHLHSPGKTPLSWRTRIQIAIDVANALEYLHFYCDPPLCHRDIKSSNTLLDENFVAKIADFGLAQASKDGSVCFEPVNTEIRGTPGYMDPEYVVTQELTEKSDIYSFGVLLLEIVTGRRAIQDNKNLVEWAQPYMESDTRLLELVDPNVRESFDLDQLQTVISIVAWCTHREGRARPSIKQVLRLLYETSEPMHSEFLQAVEDEECQGSQHRGRRSKGKMLRNEALFHSGEGRYLASSSSTSRSYCSRSFLLETGSPQSPPNMFSV; this is encoded by the exons ATGCTCTACGGGCTTCTCCCTTTGTTGGGAATGTTGGCTTTTCTTGGAATGCAGCTTCCTGTCATAATGGCTG ATTGCCCTTTGAATTTTACTGGTTCAAACTTCACACTTACATCCTCTCTATGCTCTACCCATGGTGACAGAGGAAAATGCTGCCGATACATCAATACTAATGTTGCAATTGCTGTTTCTCGTTTTGCTAATGCAACAGGCAACCTAGGGGTCTCTCAAAATGCGACTGACATCTGCCTCCAAACCATATTCCAAACCTTGCAACTTAATGGAGTTGCACAAAATGCAACAGCTTTCTGTGGTTTCGGAACAAAAATTCCTGTTAATTATGAATGCAAGGGCAGAACTAGTGTTGTTCAAATGCTGCAATCCCCCAGATTTACGGAGGTCACAAAAAATTGCAAAGCGCCACTTGGAGAGGAAAGTAAATGTAAGAAGTGTTTAAATGCTGGCATTGGTTATCTCCATCATATCGGAATTGAAGATAATATAACACTAAGTACATGTCGTGATGCCACTTTTGCTGCATTAGCAAGCCAAGTTGATGAGATATCTACTATTGACATTGCAATTTGTTTCTTTGGGGTTCAAGGACTTCTCAAGCTTCCTG TTTTAGAGTCAACCCCATCCTTGCCTGCTCCTATGGCTTCTCCAAGCCCACCTGTCTCTGATGGCCCAAGTCAACCATTGTTAAGTGCACCTTTAAAGGGAAAGCATCATTCATATCGTTTGACGTTAGTTCCAGGTATTGCTATTGCCGTTACAGCTGTTGCTGTTATCACACTCATAGTCTTGATAGTTCTAATTCGCCAGAAAAGCAGAGAGCTAGACAAGCCTGATAATTTTGGTAAACCCTGTTCGAAAACCTTACCTCCTTGTACAACATGGAAATTTCAGGAAG GTTCTTCATCCATGTTCCGAAAATTCAGCTACAAGGAGATAAAAAGGGCTACAGAGGATTTTAGTACTATCATTGGTCAAGGGGGATTTGGAACTGTGTATAAAGCTGATTTTTCTGATGGCCTGGTCGCAGCAGTAAAACGGATGAACAGAATCTCTGAGCAGGGAGAGGATGAGTTCTGCAGAGAAATTGAGCTTCTTGCCCGGCTGCACCATCGGCATCTTGTTGCCTTGAGAGgcttttgcattcaaaaacgtGAGAG GTTTCTATTGTATGAGTACATGGGAAATGGAAGCTTGAAAGATCATCTTCATT CCCCTGGTAAAACACCTTTAAGTTGGCGAACAAGAATCCAAATTGCCATTGATGTGGCCAATGCCCTG GAGTACCTCCATTTCTATTGCGATCCTCCTCTGTGTCACAGAGATATTAAATCTAGCAACACTTTACTGGATGAGAACTTTGTTGCCAAG ATAGCTGATTTTGGTCTTGCACAAGCTTCAAAAGATGGATCGGTATGCTTTGAACCTGTAAACACTGAAATTCGGGGAACTCCGG GTTATATGGATCCTGAGTATGTTGTTACTCAAGAGCTCACCGAGAAAAGTGACATATACAGTTTTGGGGTATTACTACTTGAAATTGTAACAGGAAGACGGGCCATTCAAGATAATAAGAATCTAGTAGAATGGGCCCAACCATACATGGAATCAGATACGAGATTATTGGAGCTAGTAGATCCCAATGTAAGGGAGTCTTTTGACTTGGATCAGCTCCAAACAGTAATCTCTATAGTAGCATGGTGCACCCATAGAGAAGGAAGGGCAAGGCCTTCAATAAAACAGGTACTTAGGCTTCTGTATGAGACATCAGAACCAATGCACAGTGAGTTTCTACAAGctgttgaagatgaagaatgtCAGGGAAGTCAGCACAGAGGCAGAAGAAGCAAGGGGAAAATGCTCAGAAATGAAGCATTGTTTCACAGCGGAGAGGGAAGATATCTTGCTTCATCTTCGAGTACATCCCGGTCATATTGCAGTAGAAGTTTTTTACTTGAGACTGGCTCTCCACAGTCTCCGCCAAATATGTTCTCTGTGTGA
- the LOC106769481 gene encoding uncharacterized protein LOC106769481: MATPSKSTQITSSDTFEQKGKTMTESNAAILQCPLNQQLHSSLDGPVAILWDIENCPVPSDVRPEDVAGNIRMALRVHPVIKGAVMLFSAYGDFNSFPRRLREGCQRTGVKLIDVPNGRKDAADKAILVDMFLFALDNPPPSSIMLISGDVDFAPALHILGQRGYTVILVIPAGVGVSSALCNAGKFVWDWPSVARGEGFVPPSKTLVPPRGGPIELAGYLMGCHINDNSEVLNEEEAIVYRGMSQNYYNSREFSLVSQSLSEYNCGTSNMTCLPTTMRSHSLPSVFNDVQGGSMMPSGDQNECQLWVQPGDLNGLKGQLVRLIEHFGGCMPLARVPAEYQKIYGRPLYVAEYGAIKLVNLFKKMGDALAVEGKGNRKFVYLRNWKAGPSAPPLSLAKKDKKGKGTQEENVNVVTGGCSSDEFSDEERVVIEEHDERSCTGKGNQESAAKCEVDDCVIEHFKYELQEILVSYSCRIFLGCFEAIYQQRYKKQLEYQRFGVDKLEDLFEKVSDVVVLHEEPVSRKKFLAAVGG; the protein is encoded by the coding sequence ATGGCTACCCCTAGTAAATCAACACAAATAACATCTTCTGACACCTTTGAACAGAAGGGTAAGACTATGACTGAGTCAAATGCAGCCATTCTTCAATGTCCTTTAAACCAGCAACTCCATAGCTCCTTAGATGGCCCAGTAGCAATCCTTTGGGATATTGAGAATTGTCCTGTTCCAAGTGATGTACGGCCCGAAGATGTAGCAGGTAACATAAGAATGGCTTTACGGGTGCACCCAGTAATTAAAGGAGCTGTTATGCTGTTTTCTGCTTATGGGGATTTCAATTCTTTCCCTAGGCGACTTAGAGAGGGCTGTCAGAGAACTGGTGTTAAACTTATTGATGTTCCAAATGGGAGAAAAGATGCTGCTGATAAAGCTATCTTGGTCGATATGTTCTTATTTGCTCTTGACAACCCTCCACCATCCTCTATTATGCTTATATCTGGAGATGTTGATTTTGCACCAGCACTTCACATCCTTGGTCAGCGAGGATATACTGTTATTCTTGTCATCCCTGCTGGGGTGGGTGTTTCGTCTGCCCTATGCAATGCTGGTAAATTTGTCTGGGACTGGCCTAGTGTGGCACGCGGGGAAGGCTTTGTGCCTCCCTCAAAGACTTTAGTGCCACCCCGTGGAGGTCCAATTGAGCTTGCTGGATATTTGATGGGGTGCCATATCAATGACAATTCTGAAgtattaaatgaagaagaagcaatagTTTATAGAGGTATGTCACAGAACTATTACAACTCAAGGGAATTTTCATTAGTGTCACAATCGCTGTCTGAATACAACTGTGGCACATCGAACATGACATGCTTGCCGACAACTATGAGATCACACAGCCTTCCATCTGTATTCAATGATGTTCAAGGAGGGTCTATGATGCCTTCTGGTGATCAGAATGAATGCCAGTTATGGGTACAACCTGGGGATTTAAATGGCCTCAAAGGGCAGCTGGTAAGATTGATTGAACATTTTGGAGGATGCATGCCTCTCGCCCGAGTTCCGGCAGAGTACCAGAAAATTTATGGGAGACCTCTTTATGTTGCTGAATATGGGGCAATAAAGTTGGTCAATCTTTTCAAGAAGATGGGCGATGCCTTGGCTGTGGAAGGGAAAGGGAATCGGAAATTTGTGTATCTCAGAAACTGGAAGGCAGGCCCAAGTGCTCCCCCTCTCTCTTTGGCAAAGAAAGATAAGAAGGGAAAGGGAACCCAGGAAGAGAATGTGAATGTTGTGACTGGTGGGTGCTCTTCAGATGAGTTTTCAGATGAGGAAAGAGTAGTCATAGAAGAACATGACGAAAGAAGTTGCACAGGCAAGGGCAATCAGGAGAGTGCAGCCAAATGTGAAGTCGATGACTGTGTTATTGAGCACTTCAAGTATGAGCTGCAAGAGATTCTAGTAAGCTATTCTTGTCGAATATTCCTTGGTTGTTTTGAGGCTATATACCAGCAGCGATACAAGAAACAGCTGGAATATCAGAGATTTGGTGTGGACAAGTTGGAGGATTTGTTTGAAAAAGTGAGTGATGTGGTGGTATTGCATGAGGAACCAGTAAGCAGGAAGAAGTTCCTGGCTGCTGTGGGTGGTTAG